From Lolium perenne isolate Kyuss_39 chromosome 5, Kyuss_2.0, whole genome shotgun sequence, a single genomic window includes:
- the LOC139831397 gene encoding uncharacterized protein, with protein MFKAFDAESETFNLQKDQPSITIKGVDVEEIFGLKDKAADGLDIDTILYKDGEYAENDIPSRFLNKSTGSLSIDGLISDAIKSGLADDDFLRRAVLVALGTVLAPQSSSTVPLEYWTIVKYVSRLKKMNFNGFTRSYLINNIKKLRSEHEMVQWPRGNLALLQYIYYEKVHPTGSQLTSSKPLMRNWTEEEASKRDNIEYQHGRGTGLIDDDISANHRREVIHTPDVPPRSKRKQSKRAKASGSSMKTPGSRMGVMVEQILIKLTNHIDTSLSKHMDKVADVSAQKVLKMLNAKGVAYRAGKADMSADEDQEVEDKKEGAASTPSHGVLPPKDFMDFDDIKSDGTASFLNSVKDQHDDELEDASKKSEPMDDSNFVTPTDKKKTANAGSKTVYENEDGAVARADFLKPILDRGWLCGTVIECYLAELRLKLKDRTICPAWRANSIVENRPRRQRWKKKNLDTTDIAEMSSCYERCELEYFGTNKAYFSVNISKCHWVTVVMHSDKKEFQVLDSLWRLEQSKDFVEKLREEILKDVEFANNEISTKKYPDVSKWEIKRYPIPMQSDTNSCGLFLLACMEHWDGDKLTAEFSQETINKNRNMTAAKIIMAESNMHEKAKKDVLDIAAKARA; from the exons ATGTTTAAGGCATTTGACGCAGAGTCAGAAACATTCAACTTGCAAAAAGATCAACCCTCGATTACTATAAAAGGAGTCGATGTGGAGGAAATTTTTGGTCTCAAGGACAAAGCAGCAGATGGGCTGGATATTGACACCATCCTTTATAAGGATGGGGAATATGCAGAAAATGATATACCATCTCGTTTTCTGAACAAGTCCACCGGCAGTCTGAGTATTGATGGATTGATCTCGGACGCAATCAAGAGCGGATTAGCCGACGATGACTTCCTTCGAAGAGCTGTTCTTGTGGCCCTTGGTACAGTTCTTGCACCACAGTCCAGCTCAACAGTTCCGTTGGAGTATTGGACAATTGTTAAGTACGTGTCACGATTGAAGAAAATGAACTTCAATGGTTTCACACGTTCTTATTTAATTAACAATATAAAGAAACTGCGAAGTGAACATGAGATGGTGCAATGGCCCCGCGGCAACCTAGccctgcttcag TATATTTACTATGAAAAAGTGCACCCAACTGGTTCACAATTGACGTCATCAAAGCCGTTGATGAGGAACTGGACAGAAGAAGAGGCGAGTAAGAGAGACAACATTGAATACCAACATGGACGAGGAACAGGCTTG ATTGACGACGACATATCTGCTAACCACAGAAGGGAGGTGATCCACACACCTGACGTTCCTCCAAGATCAAAGAGGAAGCAAAGTAAAAGAGCTAAAGCTTCAGGTTCTAGCATGAAAACGCCAGGTTCAAGAATGGGGGTCATGGTTGAGCAGATTCTGATTAAACTGACCAATCACATAGACACATCACTAAGCAAACATATGGACAAAGTTGCAGACGTATCTGCTCAG AAAGTCCTAAAAATGCTTAATGCGAAAGGAGTTGCGTACAGGGCAGGCAAGGCTGACATGTCTGCTGACGAAGATCAGGAGGTGGAAGACAAAAAAGAAGGAGCGGCCTCCACACCTAGCCATGGCGTCCTTCCGCCTAAAGATTTCATGGACTTTGACGACATCAAGTCAGACGGCACTGCATCATTTTTGAATTCAGTTAAGGATCAACATGACGATGAATTGGAAGATGCAAGTAAGAAGAGTGAGCCGATGGATGATTCAAACTTCGTGACACCCACCGACAAGAAGAAGACTGCTAATGCTGG AAGTAAGACTGTGTACGAGAATGAAGACGGGGCTGTGGCGAGGGCTGATTTTCTTAAACCTATCCTTGACCGTGGATGGCTGTGCGGCACT GTCATTGAGTGTTACTTGGCTGAGCTGAGATTAAAATTGAAGGATAGGACAATATGCCCTGCATGGAGGGCAAATTCTATAGTCGAAAATCGACCGAGAAGGCAGCgatggaaaaagaaaaaccttgaCACGACGGATATTGCAGAAATGTCAAGTTGCTACGAAAGATGCGAGCTGGAATATTTTGGCACTAACAAG GCTTATTTCTCGGTTAACATTTCCAAATGCCACTGGGTCACCGTCGTCATGCACAGTGACAAGAAGGAATTTCAGGTGCTAGACTCGTTATGGCGCCTTGAGCAGAGCAAGGATTTTGTGGAAAAGCTG AGAGAAGAAATCTTGAAGGACGTCGAGTTTGCGAACAATGAGATATCAACAAAGAAGTATCCAGACGTTTCGAAATGGGAAATTAAAAGATACCCAATACCTATGCAAAGTGATAC GAACTCATGTGGACTGTTCCTGTTAGCATGTATGGAGCACTGGGATGGAGATAAACTAACGGCCGAATTTTCGCAG GAAACGATAAACAAGAACAGGAATATGACTGCCGCCAAAATTATAATGGCAGAATCAAACATGCACGAGAAGGCGAAGAAGGATGTCCTTGACATCGCGGCGAAAGCACGTGCGTAA